From Arachis stenosperma cultivar V10309 chromosome 2, arast.V10309.gnm1.PFL2, whole genome shotgun sequence, one genomic window encodes:
- the LOC130962956 gene encoding uncharacterized protein LOC130962956, with protein sequence MEEAISATDSWTLFCRDMESVIKWQPPITLRQVDRLKFPTEAARIKRMLQLNELDEFRYSAYENAKLYKERTKLLHDKKIAIRFFEPGQRVLLYNSRLKIFPEKLKSRWSGLFVVTRASPYGHVEIQEENSDRKFTVNGQRLKHYLGGEIDRQRSTHLLN encoded by the exons atggaggaagccatTTCTGCAACAGACAGCTGGACTCTCTTCTGTAGAGATATGGAGTCCGTCATAAAATGGCAACCCCctatcaccctcagacaagTGGACAGGTTGAAGTTTCCAACAG AAGCTGCAAGAATCAAGCGAATGCTTCAGTTGAATGAGCTTGATGAATTCAGATATTCAGCCTATGAGAATGCCAAGCTCTATAAGGAGAGAACCAAGCTACTGCATGACAAGAAGATTGCCATCAGattctttgagccaggacaaagaGTGCTTCTgtataattcaaggctcaaaatCTTTCCTGAGAAGCTGAAATCCCGGTGGTCAGGACTATTTGTGGTTACCAGAGCTTCACCATATGGTCATGTGGAAATACAGGAAGAGAATTCTGACAGGAAATTTACAGTAAATGGCCAGAGGTTGAAGCACTATCTTGGAGGCGAGATTGATCGCCAGAGGTCCACTCATCTACTGAACTAG